A single genomic interval of Agromyces cerinus harbors:
- a CDS encoding cation-translocating P-type ATPase has protein sequence MTIETQHSAPQEHAVEWWALAPDDVIAQAKTEPSRGLPAAEAAKRLAEAGPNALHSAPPPNVWRIALSQVLELMTLMLIAVTIVSLLIGQVTTAIIVAVLVLFNVITGTQQEVKARRSVDALAKLQTPKARVIRDGVLLQIDATGLVPGDIVELESGDLVPADGRILRSANLETQESSLTGESLPIPKGPAENTAGTALADRTSMVFQNTSVTRGTARIVVVETGMRTQMGRIASLLTQVGDKKSPLQLELDGLTKVLGIIAWSAVLVIVIIGFARGQSLDELLFLATAVAISAIPTGLPVFVQSLLAWGASKLAKERAIVTSLNDVETLGATSAICSDKTGTLTLNKMTVRTAWLGGSTYRVTGEGYSFEGSVLGTSDEPLDAPTLGLAIGLPNDATVSADGEVVGDPTEAALVVLAARLGIDADQARKDYPRLAEVPFDSDYKFMATLQRIPFRGEQRLVLIVKGAPDVVLGRCTTMLDEKREVVPVASDSATTELERMSATGLRTLAIAARFLDDGDEGRIAADPMSWVSDLVLIGIVGIVDPLRTEAKDAVAVAHNAGIDVRMITGDHAVTAGAIGAELGLGTGAVSGADLKQMDDVELAGRLPDLHVFGRVTPDDKLRLVRLLQADGAIVAMTGDAVNDAAAIKQANIGVAMGSGSEVTKQAAKLVLTDDNFATLVHAVEIGRIVYSKITAYLRFQMTQLLSLIMLFLAASAFSIAEGVALFPAQVLFINFFVALFAVFAIAADANPPGIMNHPPRDPKVGVVNPVSLVEWLVYGAVIFLIALVPLLWGPDAPSPVEPTASMTMAYVVLGFATVLSALLMRRTPESGLLAPIAAVAKILVWPVLLIIASTEIGVLQRMLGTVSLTGWQWLECIGLTLILLVVVEGDKWFRRRRLARRLAGSPVAATTGIR, from the coding sequence TTGACCATCGAAACTCAGCACAGCGCGCCGCAGGAGCACGCCGTCGAATGGTGGGCGCTCGCCCCCGACGACGTGATCGCGCAGGCGAAGACCGAACCGTCACGCGGGCTCCCCGCGGCAGAGGCGGCGAAGCGCCTGGCGGAGGCCGGGCCCAACGCGCTGCACAGCGCACCGCCGCCGAACGTCTGGCGCATCGCGCTCAGCCAGGTGCTCGAGCTCATGACGCTCATGCTCATCGCGGTGACGATCGTGTCGCTGCTCATCGGGCAGGTCACGACGGCGATCATCGTGGCGGTCCTGGTGCTGTTCAACGTCATCACCGGCACCCAGCAGGAGGTGAAGGCCCGCCGCAGCGTCGACGCGCTCGCGAAGCTGCAGACGCCGAAGGCACGGGTCATCCGCGATGGCGTCCTGCTCCAGATCGACGCGACGGGGCTCGTGCCCGGCGACATCGTCGAGCTGGAATCCGGTGATCTCGTGCCCGCCGACGGACGGATCCTCCGGTCGGCGAACCTCGAGACGCAGGAGTCCTCGCTCACCGGCGAGTCCCTGCCCATTCCGAAGGGTCCGGCCGAGAACACCGCGGGCACCGCGCTCGCCGACCGCACGTCGATGGTGTTCCAGAACACCTCCGTCACCCGCGGCACGGCGCGCATCGTCGTCGTCGAGACCGGCATGCGCACCCAGATGGGTCGCATCGCCTCCTTGCTCACGCAGGTCGGCGACAAGAAGTCGCCCCTGCAGCTCGAGCTCGACGGACTCACGAAGGTGCTCGGCATCATCGCGTGGAGCGCCGTGCTCGTCATCGTCATCATCGGCTTCGCCCGCGGGCAGAGCCTCGACGAGCTGCTCTTCCTCGCCACGGCCGTCGCGATCTCCGCGATCCCGACCGGCCTGCCGGTGTTCGTGCAGAGCCTGCTCGCGTGGGGCGCCTCGAAGCTCGCGAAGGAGCGTGCGATCGTCACGTCGCTGAACGACGTCGAGACGCTCGGCGCGACGAGCGCGATCTGCTCCGACAAGACGGGCACCCTCACCCTCAACAAGATGACGGTGCGCACCGCGTGGCTCGGCGGCAGCACCTACCGGGTCACCGGCGAGGGCTACTCGTTCGAGGGCAGCGTGCTCGGCACGTCCGACGAACCGCTCGACGCGCCGACGCTCGGGCTCGCGATCGGCCTGCCGAACGACGCGACGGTGTCGGCCGACGGCGAGGTCGTGGGCGACCCCACCGAGGCCGCGCTCGTGGTGCTCGCCGCGAGGCTCGGCATCGACGCCGATCAGGCGCGCAAGGACTACCCCCGGCTCGCCGAGGTGCCGTTCGACTCCGACTACAAGTTCATGGCGACCCTGCAGCGCATCCCCTTCCGCGGCGAGCAGCGGCTCGTGCTCATCGTGAAGGGCGCACCCGACGTGGTGCTCGGCCGCTGCACGACGATGCTCGACGAGAAGCGCGAGGTCGTGCCCGTGGCATCCGACTCGGCCACCACGGAGCTCGAGCGCATGTCGGCCACCGGCCTCCGCACGCTCGCGATCGCCGCACGGTTCCTCGACGACGGCGATGAGGGCCGCATCGCGGCCGACCCGATGAGCTGGGTCTCCGACCTGGTGCTCATCGGCATCGTCGGCATCGTCGACCCGCTGCGCACCGAGGCGAAGGACGCGGTCGCGGTGGCGCACAACGCCGGCATCGACGTGCGCATGATCACCGGCGACCACGCCGTGACCGCCGGGGCGATCGGCGCGGAGCTCGGACTCGGCACCGGGGCCGTGAGCGGCGCCGACCTCAAGCAGATGGACGACGTCGAGCTGGCGGGTCGCCTGCCCGACCTGCACGTGTTCGGCCGGGTCACGCCCGACGACAAGCTGCGGCTGGTGCGCCTCCTGCAGGCCGACGGCGCCATCGTCGCGATGACCGGCGACGCCGTGAACGACGCGGCGGCGATCAAGCAGGCCAACATCGGCGTCGCGATGGGATCCGGATCCGAGGTGACGAAGCAGGCCGCGAAGCTCGTGCTCACCGACGACAACTTCGCGACCCTGGTGCACGCCGTCGAGATCGGCCGCATCGTCTACTCGAAGATCACTGCGTACCTGCGCTTCCAGATGACGCAGCTCCTCAGCCTGATCATGCTGTTCCTCGCCGCGAGCGCGTTCTCGATCGCCGAGGGCGTCGCGCTGTTCCCCGCCCAGGTGCTGTTCATCAACTTCTTCGTGGCCCTGTTCGCGGTGTTCGCGATCGCCGCCGACGCGAACCCGCCGGGCATCATGAACCACCCGCCGCGCGATCCGAAGGTCGGCGTCGTGAACCCCGTGTCGCTCGTGGAATGGCTCGTCTACGGCGCCGTCATCTTCCTGATCGCCCTCGTGCCGCTGCTCTGGGGGCCCGACGCCCCGAGCCCGGTCGAGCCGACCGCGTCGATGACGATGGCCTACGTCGTGCTCGGCTTCGCCACCGTGCTGAGCGCCCTGCTCATGCGCCGCACGCCCGAGTCGGGCCTGCTGGCGCCCATCGCGGCCGTGGCGAAGATCCTGGTCTGGCCGGTCCTGCTCATCATCGCGTCGACCGAGATCGGCGTGCTCCAGCGGATGCTCGGCACGGTGTCGCTGACGGGCTGGCAGTGGCTGGAGTGCATCGGGCTGACGCTGATCCTCCTGGTCGTCGTCGAGGGCGACAAGTGGTTCCGGCGTCGCCGGCTCGCGCGGCGCTTGGCCGGGTCTCCCGTCGCCGCGACCACCGGCATCCGCTGA
- a CDS encoding class I SAM-dependent methyltransferase yields the protein MPIDLDALRRHPDVEGPGLEASDAADRLILDEAAALIGEAGPGEIVVIDDSYGALALAAADAGARGIRVHQDLVTGERALAANAGRFGLEGEVRSLPLGPELVTGARLVLMRLPRSLDRLDEVAELIAAHADPAVVVVAGGRIKHMSLAMNDVLGRRFGRVDVSRARQKSRVLLARDPGGTTPQTAETAPGWPRSTRHDDLGLTVVAHGGVFAGTGVDIGTRFLLAQLGDAVPDADTAVDLACGTGVVASWLARTRPGLQVTATDRSASAAASARLTAAANGVADRVHVTRADGLEGLADASERLIVLNPPFHSDAAISTGIAAHLFADAARVLAPGGELWCVWNSHLAYRPLLERVVGRTRQIARNPKFTVTASRRAAT from the coding sequence ATGCCGATCGACCTCGACGCCCTGCGGCGTCACCCCGATGTCGAAGGTCCGGGGCTCGAGGCATCGGATGCCGCGGACCGGTTGATCCTCGACGAGGCCGCTGCGCTGATCGGCGAGGCGGGGCCGGGGGAGATCGTCGTGATCGACGACTCGTACGGGGCGCTCGCGCTCGCCGCAGCCGACGCCGGCGCGCGAGGCATCCGCGTGCACCAGGACCTCGTGACGGGGGAGCGGGCGCTCGCCGCCAACGCGGGCCGGTTCGGCCTCGAGGGCGAGGTGCGCTCGCTTCCGCTCGGCCCCGAGCTCGTCACGGGCGCTCGGCTCGTGCTCATGCGCCTGCCGCGCTCGCTCGACCGGCTCGACGAGGTGGCGGAGCTCATCGCGGCGCACGCGGACCCCGCGGTCGTGGTCGTCGCGGGCGGCCGGATCAAGCACATGTCGCTCGCGATGAACGACGTGCTCGGTCGCCGCTTCGGGCGGGTCGACGTGAGCCGCGCCCGACAGAAGTCGCGCGTGCTGCTTGCGCGTGATCCGGGCGGCACGACGCCCCAGACGGCCGAGACGGCACCCGGCTGGCCGCGCAGCACGCGACACGACGACCTCGGCCTGACGGTCGTCGCGCACGGCGGCGTCTTCGCCGGGACCGGGGTCGACATCGGCACCCGGTTCCTGCTCGCACAACTGGGCGACGCGGTTCCCGATGCTGACACCGCCGTCGACCTCGCGTGCGGCACGGGCGTCGTGGCGTCGTGGCTCGCGCGAACGCGACCCGGGCTGCAGGTCACCGCGACCGATCGTTCGGCATCGGCTGCGGCATCCGCTCGACTGACTGCGGCGGCCAACGGGGTCGCCGACCGCGTGCACGTCACCCGGGCCGACGGCCTCGAAGGGCTCGCCGACGCGAGCGAGCGCCTCATCGTGCTGAACCCGCCGTTCCACAGCGACGCGGCGATCTCGACCGGCATCGCCGCGCACCTCTTCGCCGACGCGGCGCGCGTGCTCGCCCCCGGCGGCGAGCTCTGGTGCGTCTGGAACTCGCACCTCGCCTATCGGCCGCTCCTCGAGCGGGTCGTCGGGCGCACCCGGCAGATCGCCCGGAACCCGAAGTTCACGGTCACGGCCTCACGGAGGGCCGCGACATGA
- a CDS encoding DUF817 domain-containing protein has protein sequence MTEEAPVVTGQPGGAGREHERQLTTVERALDRGAHRLLAGASERGIRAGLIEFLVFGAKQAWACVFGAALLAVIVAARLWYPDDAALARNDALTIAAVVIQVVMVATRLESGRELWVIVLFHITGTVMEIFKTDVGSWSYDGDGVLRIAGVPLFTGFMYAAVGSYMVRVYRLFDLGFTRYPRRWLTVVVAAAIYANFFTHHFIIDLRWVLVAAVVVVWWPTVMHFRVWRRTPRMPVLLSFVLVALFIWFAENIGTWAGAWLYPDQLDGWHLVSPSKLVSWFLLMIISVVLVTLVYPPRPPASADADADADGVRAGAHRVRLGA, from the coding sequence ATGACCGAGGAGGCACCTGTCGTGACCGGTCAGCCCGGAGGGGCCGGCCGGGAGCACGAGCGGCAGCTCACCACGGTCGAGCGGGCCCTCGACCGCGGCGCGCATCGCCTGCTCGCGGGAGCGTCGGAACGCGGCATCCGTGCCGGGCTCATCGAGTTCCTCGTGTTCGGCGCGAAGCAGGCCTGGGCCTGCGTCTTCGGCGCCGCCCTGCTCGCCGTGATCGTCGCCGCCCGGCTCTGGTACCCCGACGACGCGGCGCTCGCGCGCAATGACGCCCTCACGATCGCCGCCGTCGTGATCCAGGTCGTGATGGTCGCGACGCGGCTCGAGTCGGGGCGCGAGCTCTGGGTCATCGTGCTGTTCCACATCACGGGCACGGTCATGGAGATCTTCAAGACCGACGTCGGCTCGTGGTCGTACGACGGAGACGGCGTGCTGCGCATCGCCGGCGTGCCGCTCTTCACGGGCTTCATGTACGCGGCCGTCGGGTCGTACATGGTGCGGGTCTACCGGCTCTTCGACCTCGGGTTCACGCGGTACCCGCGGCGCTGGCTCACGGTCGTCGTCGCAGCGGCGATCTACGCGAACTTCTTCACGCACCACTTCATCATCGACCTGCGCTGGGTGCTCGTCGCGGCGGTGGTCGTGGTGTGGTGGCCGACCGTCATGCACTTCCGGGTCTGGCGGCGCACCCCGCGCATGCCGGTGCTCCTGAGCTTCGTGCTCGTCGCCCTCTTCATCTGGTTCGCCGAGAACATCGGCACGTGGGCGGGTGCCTGGCTCTACCCCGACCAGCTCGACGGCTGGCACCTCGTGTCGCCGTCGAAGCTCGTGTCCTGGTTCCTGCTGATGATCATCTCGGTGGTGCTGGTCACGCTCGTGTACCCGCCCCGCCCGCCGGCATCGGCCGACGCCGACGCCGACGCCGACGGGGTGCGGGCGGGCGCACATCGTGTCAGGCTTGGAGCATGA
- the clpS gene encoding ATP-dependent Clp protease adapter ClpS: protein MTSTLEQLDTEDAVRASVELPWRTVVWDDPVNLMTYVSYVFRSYFGFPRAEAERLMLLVHTEGRAYVATGNREAMERHAQAMHGYGLQATVERVEP from the coding sequence ATGACCTCGACGCTCGAGCAACTCGACACCGAAGACGCCGTGCGCGCTTCGGTCGAGCTGCCCTGGCGCACGGTCGTGTGGGACGACCCCGTGAACCTCATGACCTACGTGAGCTACGTCTTCCGCAGCTACTTCGGGTTCCCGCGTGCCGAAGCCGAGCGGCTCATGCTGCTCGTGCACACCGAGGGCCGCGCTTACGTGGCGACCGGCAACCGGGAGGCCATGGAGCGCCACGCCCAGGCGATGCACGGCTACGGCCTGCAGGCCACCGTCGAACGGGTCGAGCCGTGA
- a CDS encoding DUF2017 family protein — protein MIVAGLGGGEGVRIVLETEEAMLLSELADQVDSVLLLGEADDPALGRLLPNAYPDDHDAAHDYTRYTRDSLVDGKRQAAQRVRDATAVEEHGGVVQIELDQSEAWGWLTFLTDLRLILAERVGIVDEDEADADETRDDYLRAAYEWAGFVQGSMLEVLDPIKG, from the coding sequence GTGATCGTCGCGGGGCTCGGGGGCGGCGAGGGCGTGCGCATCGTGCTCGAGACCGAAGAGGCGATGCTGCTCTCGGAGCTCGCCGACCAGGTCGACTCGGTGCTGCTGCTCGGCGAGGCCGACGACCCTGCCCTCGGCCGGCTGCTGCCGAACGCGTACCCCGACGATCACGATGCCGCGCACGACTACACCCGCTACACGCGCGACAGCCTCGTCGACGGCAAGCGCCAGGCCGCCCAGCGGGTGCGCGACGCCACCGCGGTCGAGGAGCACGGCGGTGTCGTGCAGATCGAGCTCGACCAGTCCGAGGCGTGGGGCTGGCTGACCTTCCTCACCGACCTGCGGCTCATCCTCGCCGAGCGGGTCGGCATCGTCGACGAAGACGAGGCCGATGCCGACGAGACGCGCGACGACTACCTGCGCGCGGCCTACGAGTGGGCCGGGTTCGTGCAGGGCTCGATGCTCGAGGTGCTCGACCCCATCAAGGGCTGA
- a CDS encoding DUF998 domain-containing protein: MSRNTATIAPPPQPASITIAPTSIGRVLRHPAANAESLESIALLIGAAVFVIGGSVAWLVFMGKDLPIAGQGSLGEFVAFGSAVATLIAFLLGRLALRTRSAAGFADAVLPGLDAPGARIHWFDLTAIALAHAFIALLGWIGLADLLEQSFQGAVVFTIPGAVLAGVGMAVTAYAVFLSAAHLTPMLLSFVLALFLVVGALASMLSSSDPLWWQMNLSALGMTNDISALAFNLTLIIAGVIVTTIARYATAAVPTTTRAELRGRNVVRVGLILIGIFLACVGIFPVDRFFEIHNTVATGMAIAFAVLVIGLRWFIPSMPKVFILLGYVYVGVIVVLAVFFATGYYNLTAVELVAAVLIFSWIIVFLRNTGAMHGQSTTDAAATPIPEKSRVVSPQP, translated from the coding sequence GTGAGCCGAAACACCGCGACCATCGCGCCGCCGCCGCAGCCGGCGTCGATCACGATCGCCCCGACGTCGATCGGGCGGGTGCTGCGGCATCCGGCGGCGAACGCCGAGTCGCTCGAGTCGATCGCACTGCTCATCGGCGCGGCGGTCTTCGTCATCGGTGGATCGGTCGCCTGGTTGGTGTTCATGGGCAAGGACCTGCCGATCGCCGGCCAGGGCTCGCTCGGCGAGTTCGTCGCGTTCGGCTCGGCGGTCGCCACCCTCATCGCCTTCCTCCTCGGCCGTCTCGCGCTGCGCACGCGCAGCGCCGCGGGCTTCGCCGATGCCGTGCTGCCGGGCCTCGACGCGCCCGGCGCGCGCATCCACTGGTTCGACCTCACCGCCATCGCACTGGCCCACGCCTTCATCGCGCTGCTCGGCTGGATCGGCCTCGCCGACCTGCTCGAGCAGAGCTTCCAGGGCGCGGTCGTCTTCACGATCCCCGGCGCCGTGCTCGCGGGCGTCGGCATGGCCGTCACCGCCTACGCAGTGTTCCTCTCCGCGGCGCACCTCACGCCGATGCTGCTCTCGTTCGTGCTCGCCCTCTTCCTCGTGGTGGGTGCGCTGGCGAGCATGCTGAGCTCGAGCGATCCGCTCTGGTGGCAGATGAACCTGAGCGCGCTCGGCATGACCAACGACATCTCGGCGCTCGCGTTCAACCTGACCCTCATCATCGCCGGCGTGATCGTCACGACGATCGCGCGCTATGCGACGGCCGCGGTGCCGACGACGACGCGCGCCGAGCTGCGCGGTCGCAATGTCGTGCGCGTGGGCCTGATCCTGATCGGCATCTTCCTGGCCTGCGTCGGCATCTTCCCGGTCGACCGGTTCTTCGAAATCCACAACACGGTCGCCACCGGCATGGCGATCGCCTTCGCGGTGCTCGTGATCGGACTGCGCTGGTTCATCCCGTCGATGCCGAAGGTGTTCATCCTGCTCGGCTACGTCTACGTCGGCGTGATCGTCGTGCTCGCCGTCTTCTTCGCGACGGGGTACTACAACCTCACCGCGGTCGAGCTCGTCGCGGCGGTGCTGATCTTCAGCTGGATCATCGTCTTCCTCCGCAACACCGGCGCCATGCACGGGCAGTCGACGACGGATGCCGCGGCGACGCCGATCCCGGAGAAGTCGCGGGTGGTGTCGCCGCAGCCGTAG
- a CDS encoding epoxide hydrolase family protein: MTHDSTEIRPFRIDIPQAQLDELNRRLADTRWPDELPGVGWSYGTPTGYLQGLADHWRTTYDWREHEAALNGFPQFTTTIDGQNVHFLHVRSPEPDAMPLLITHGWPGSIVEFMQIIGPLTDPRAHGGDPADAFHVVAPSMPGFAFSGPTHETGWDMSRIARAWVELMERLGYERYGAQGGDTGAVISPMLGRLAPEHVIGVHVNGGLGFPSGDPAEFAAMSDAEQARLAAMQRQLEEGAGYAIIQSTRPQTIGVGLSDSPAAQLAWIVERFAEWTDPAAELPEDAVDLDQLLTNVSVYWLTGTATSAARLYREGRASWGQETPPSRVPSGVAVFPGDFGIRGVAERENNVVHWSEFECGGHFPAMEVPDLLVGDIRTFFRGLR, encoded by the coding sequence ATGACTCACGACAGCACCGAGATCCGGCCCTTCCGCATCGACATCCCCCAGGCGCAGCTCGACGAGTTGAACCGCCGTCTCGCCGACACGCGCTGGCCCGACGAGCTGCCGGGCGTCGGTTGGTCGTACGGTACGCCGACCGGCTACCTGCAGGGGCTCGCCGACCACTGGCGAACCACGTACGACTGGCGCGAGCACGAAGCGGCGCTCAACGGGTTCCCGCAGTTCACGACGACGATCGACGGCCAGAACGTGCACTTCCTGCACGTGCGCTCCCCCGAGCCCGATGCCATGCCGCTCCTCATCACGCACGGGTGGCCGGGTTCGATCGTCGAGTTCATGCAGATCATCGGACCGCTCACCGACCCGCGCGCCCACGGCGGCGACCCCGCCGACGCCTTCCACGTCGTGGCCCCGTCGATGCCCGGGTTCGCCTTCTCGGGCCCGACCCACGAGACCGGCTGGGACATGTCGCGGATCGCCCGCGCGTGGGTCGAGCTCATGGAACGGCTCGGCTACGAGCGCTACGGCGCCCAGGGCGGCGACACCGGCGCGGTGATCTCGCCGATGCTCGGAAGGCTCGCACCGGAGCACGTCATCGGCGTGCACGTGAACGGCGGTCTCGGCTTCCCCTCGGGGGATCCTGCGGAGTTCGCGGCGATGAGCGACGCCGAGCAGGCCCGGCTCGCCGCCATGCAGCGTCAGCTGGAGGAGGGCGCCGGCTACGCGATCATCCAGTCGACGCGGCCGCAGACGATCGGAGTCGGGCTCTCGGATTCGCCCGCCGCTCAGCTCGCGTGGATCGTCGAGCGATTCGCGGAGTGGACCGACCCCGCAGCCGAGCTGCCCGAGGACGCCGTCGACCTCGACCAGCTGCTCACGAACGTGAGCGTCTACTGGCTCACGGGCACCGCGACGTCGGCCGCCCGGCTCTACCGCGAGGGGCGCGCCAGTTGGGGACAGGAGACCCCGCCGAGCCGTGTCCCCTCAGGGGTCGCGGTGTTCCCGGGAGACTTCGGAATCCGCGGGGTCGCCGAGCGCGAGAACAACGTGGTGCACTGGTCCGAGTTCGAGTGCGGGGGCCACTTCCCGGCGATGGAGGTCCCCGACCTGCTCGTCGGCGACATCCGCACCTTCTTCCGCGGGCTCCGCTGA
- a CDS encoding SHOCT domain-containing protein: protein MSFWENFWELIWWFIWAFAFIAYLFALFAIIGDLFRDQKLNGWWKAVWIIFLIFVPFITALVYLIARGNSMAERSQKEYKQAQAATDAYIRQTAGSASPSDEIAKAKALLDSGSITQQEFDLLKAKALAHPTQTV from the coding sequence ATGAGTTTTTGGGAAAATTTCTGGGAGCTGATCTGGTGGTTCATCTGGGCGTTCGCGTTCATCGCCTACCTCTTCGCGCTCTTCGCGATCATCGGCGACCTGTTCCGCGACCAGAAGCTCAACGGCTGGTGGAAGGCGGTGTGGATCATCTTCCTGATCTTCGTGCCGTTCATCACCGCGCTGGTGTACCTGATCGCCCGCGGCAACAGCATGGCCGAGCGCTCGCAGAAGGAGTACAAGCAGGCGCAGGCCGCGACCGACGCGTACATCCGTCAGACCGCCGGCTCCGCCAGCCCGTCCGATGAGATCGCGAAGGCCAAGGCCCTGCTCGACTCCGGCAGCATCACCCAGCAGGAGTTCGACCTCCTGAAGGCCAAGGCGCTCGCGCACCCCACGCAGACCGTCTGA
- a CDS encoding mechanosensitive ion channel family protein: MADWVASLDIDGWSLGFALLTAIATWVLAVLARKGTRSLLAKVPALTPAVQTLIVRVVNYGIILLGVGIALSFFGASIQPLIAVALIVGVVLVLVLRGIADNFAAGVVLQTRRPIAIGDEIESDGTVGIVQELNGRAVVVRTVDGQTVHLPNAEVLQNPLVNNSAHGARRSTVEVRVATGTATPSLDEVCAVAIDAAAAATGVHRHEPLVVRTIARTPTRTVLHLQVWHHPLHGVAVRSAVVDAVADALASHSFDAVVTSDVPATPLTPADRI, from the coding sequence GTGGCGGACTGGGTGGCATCGCTCGACATCGATGGATGGAGCCTCGGCTTCGCCCTGCTCACGGCGATCGCGACCTGGGTGCTCGCCGTGCTCGCCCGCAAGGGCACCCGCAGCCTCCTCGCCAAGGTGCCCGCGCTCACTCCGGCGGTGCAGACGCTCATCGTGCGAGTTGTGAACTACGGCATCATCCTGCTCGGTGTCGGCATCGCGCTCAGTTTCTTCGGTGCGTCGATCCAGCCGCTCATCGCCGTCGCGCTCATCGTCGGCGTCGTGCTCGTGCTGGTGCTGCGCGGCATCGCCGACAACTTCGCCGCGGGCGTGGTGCTGCAGACCCGCCGGCCGATCGCGATCGGCGACGAGATCGAGAGCGACGGCACGGTCGGGATCGTGCAGGAGCTCAACGGCCGCGCGGTCGTGGTGCGCACGGTCGACGGGCAGACGGTGCACCTGCCGAACGCCGAGGTGCTCCAGAACCCGCTCGTCAACAACTCCGCCCACGGCGCTCGCCGCAGCACCGTCGAGGTGCGCGTCGCGACCGGAACCGCGACGCCCTCTCTCGACGAGGTCTGCGCCGTCGCGATCGACGCCGCCGCCGCCGCCACGGGCGTGCACCGCCACGAGCCGCTCGTCGTGCGCACCATCGCGCGCACCCCGACGCGCACGGTGCTCCACCTCCAGGTCTGGCACCACCCCCTGCACGGCGTCGCCGTGCGCTCCGCGGTCGTCGATGCCGTCGCCGACGCGCTGGCCTCCCATTCGTTCGACGCCGTGGTGACGAGCGACGTGCCCGCCACGCCCCTCACCCCCGCAGACAGGATCTGA
- a CDS encoding ion channel protein, with protein MSLATPPRDPAVTPKRLLLLAIPALAIGVISALILFGLDRLAAVLQSALWDALPDALGVDPSGWWIVLVLTLTGLAVGLVLRFVPGHGGPDSATTELVEEPQPLKNLPGLLIVTVLALAGGVSLGPENPIIAVNTALMVALIARLIPSVPKQLTVLLAASATIGALFGTPVAAALVFTGIVAALKSGGALWDRLFLPLVAAGAGAFTMRLVGAPIFSFSLPPYGAPQALDLLTGAIVATAAAVIGLAMLAAFPIIYRAMHSLRHPVLIATAGGLLLGLLGLLGGPITMFKGLEEIGDLLEDPTAYDAPQLAAIAGIKILALLIAASSLFRGGRVFPATFIAVALGMLGHALIPSLPLGLAVGCAIVGVLLVVTRDGWIAIFVGVAVAGDITILPMLCVIVLPAWLLVTGAPEFRILPPKKDPEAAPTPSAPAGAD; from the coding sequence GTGAGCCTCGCCACCCCGCCGCGCGACCCCGCGGTCACCCCCAAGCGCCTGCTCCTCCTCGCCATTCCGGCGCTCGCGATCGGCGTGATCTCCGCGCTCATCCTCTTCGGGCTCGACCGGCTCGCCGCCGTGCTGCAGTCGGCGCTCTGGGATGCGTTGCCCGATGCACTCGGCGTCGACCCGTCGGGCTGGTGGATCGTGCTCGTCCTGACGCTCACCGGGCTCGCGGTGGGGCTCGTGCTGCGGTTCGTGCCGGGGCACGGCGGCCCCGACTCGGCGACCACCGAGCTCGTCGAGGAGCCGCAGCCGCTCAAGAACCTGCCCGGCCTGCTCATCGTGACGGTGCTCGCCCTCGCCGGAGGTGTGAGCCTCGGCCCAGAGAACCCGATCATCGCCGTCAACACCGCGCTCATGGTGGCGCTCATTGCACGACTCATCCCGTCGGTGCCGAAGCAGCTCACGGTGCTGCTCGCCGCGTCGGCCACGATCGGCGCTCTCTTCGGAACACCGGTGGCCGCCGCACTCGTCTTCACCGGCATCGTCGCGGCGCTGAAGTCGGGCGGGGCGCTGTGGGACCGCCTGTTCCTTCCACTCGTCGCCGCCGGCGCCGGTGCGTTCACGATGCGTCTCGTCGGCGCGCCGATCTTCTCGTTCTCCCTTCCGCCCTACGGTGCGCCGCAGGCGCTCGACCTCCTCACCGGCGCGATCGTCGCGACCGCAGCCGCGGTCATCGGGCTCGCGATGCTCGCGGCGTTCCCGATCATCTACCGGGCGATGCACTCGCTCCGGCATCCGGTGCTCATCGCCACGGCCGGCGGGTTGCTCCTCGGACTCCTGGGCCTGCTCGGCGGCCCGATCACGATGTTCAAGGGGCTGGAGGAGATCGGCGACCTGCTCGAGGACCCGACCGCCTACGACGCGCCGCAACTCGCCGCGATCGCGGGCATCAAGATCCTCGCGCTGCTCATCGCGGCGAGCTCCCTGTTCCGCGGCGGTCGCGTGTTCCCCGCCACGTTCATCGCGGTGGCGCTCGGCATGCTCGGGCACGCGCTGATCCCGTCGCTTCCGCTCGGCCTCGCCGTCGGCTGCGCGATCGTCGGCGTGCTGCTCGTCGTGACCCGCGACGGCTGGATCGCGATCTTCGTGGGCGTCGCCGTCGCCGGCGACATCACGATCCTGCCGATGCTCTGCGTGATCGTGCTGCCGGCCTGGCTCCTCGTCACGGGCGCGCCGGAGTTCCGGATCCTGCCGCCGAAGAAGGACCCTGAGGCCGCACCGACCCCCTCGGCGCCCGCCGGCGCCGACTGA